CGGGAATCATTCAGCGTCTTGATTAACAGGCGGGCACGACGGCGTTCATCGCAAAGCTGAGGATCAAGTGGGTCATAAAGCTCGCCGCCCAACATCTTTTCCTTTTCACTTTTCATCCATCCCTCCTAGGCTAACAGCCAACACTTGTGCGAATCTTAGCCCCGATCTCAGAAGCGATCGCCTTTGTCCCGATTTATGGTTCAGCTAGGTGGATGAAGCGAGAGAAGGATGTTGCTAATGGGCACACTGCAAGCATCTCCTCCCGCCACCTCCTCACAGGGCAAACCACCGATGCATAGAAAGTTTCAGACTAAAGGGCTGTTTCGGACGAGAACACATAGCCCTGAAGGATTTGCCATCTTCGAGTTCGCAGCCTATCTCTTCCTAGTTGGCTTGATCGTCATGGCCTTGCCCATTTTTTTACAACCCTCTGCTGCCAGTGGTAGCGCCAATTACCGCAGTCGTGCAGTTCTGCCGCTGCGCTTAGAAATGGGGCGTTGATGACTTGGAATAGCAGCGTTGTAGATTTTCTCATTCGCTTCCGCCGACTTGAACAGATCCACCACCGGACGTGGATAATCCACGCCAATTCTGACATTGAAGCGCTGTTGTTCGACAGGTTGTAGTTTCCAAGGCTCATGTACTTTCGCAGCAGGAACATTCGCCAGCTCTGGGAGCCAATGCTTCACATATTCTCCCTGCGGGTCGTAATCTTTCGACTGCTTCAGGATGTTGAAAAAGCGGAAACCACGAGCATCATTGCCCACACCCGCCGTGTAGTTCCAGTTGCCCCAATTGCTGCACACATCGTAATCAATCAGCATTGACTCGAAATACTCCGCACCGATTCGCCAATCAATGCCCAAATTCTTCGTCAAGAAACTCGCGACATTCTGACGACCGCGATTCGACATAAATCCCGTTGCCGCCAGTTCTCGCATATTGGCATCCACCAGCGGGAAACCCGTTTGTCCTTGTCGCCATAACTCAAAGCGCTCCAGGTCTTCTTTCCAAGCGATCGCCAACCCTTGCAAGCCAGAGCGATAGAACACGCGATCGCCATGCTTGGCACAGACAAACCGGAAATAATCGCGCCACAACAGCTC
This region of Trichocoleus desertorum NBK24 genomic DNA includes:
- a CDS encoding DASH family cryptochrome yields the protein MRSTEPQKLACLPNVEVGELPQLADLGLELPGVDERVVVQFKGGETAGLGRLQEYFWQRDRLKVYKDTRNGMLGADYSSKFSPWLSLGCLSPRYIYEQVQEYESKRIKNDSTYWLIFELLWRDYFRFVCAKHGDRVFYRSGLQGLAIAWKEDLERFELWRQGQTGFPLVDANMRELAATGFMSNRGRQNVASFLTKNLGIDWRIGAEYFESMLIDYDVCSNWGNWNYTAGVGNDARGFRFFNILKQSKDYDPQGEYVKHWLPELANVPAAKVHEPWKLQPVEQQRFNVRIGVDYPRPVVDLFKSAEANEKIYNAAIPSHQRPISKRSGRTARLR